The following proteins come from a genomic window of Lycium ferocissimum isolate CSIRO_LF1 chromosome 4, AGI_CSIRO_Lferr_CH_V1, whole genome shotgun sequence:
- the LOC132051562 gene encoding uncharacterized protein LOC132051562, translated as MAPLPHSCSFTKVLLVLCLVSVLFTLSFIPAHSENNVRSRRMLELENESKPIKKKISTTSSSTLPSKNQTKLLKSTTTSSKNQTKQIKTSSSSSFGSTKNQTKLSKSKLSISDSQTKNKTKPSSNPSTTVTKSDKLTFKSQLQKKLNPTPSKSKNSTKITSSTPKKSSDLTKNISTFSPKNKTTKATKTQVEKGLTSESKSKTPSKNQPTNKTAKSTEPQLEKKDTNESKSKTLINTNQPPTDKKTKTQETTQKKSQYSWLEDDEDDFISGFTDLPSKFQETLLPDLEKISKTSQVYLNKANKEITKNFKPYVGNKYAPTVASIISFAFILIPLILVSLIFNKIKAYFSLQKLLIFIQVYLSIYFSILCLSSLITGLEPLKFFYATAQSTYICLQVLQTLAYVLYLLMLLMYLILVFSTETGPATKIIGLAQTIVGFAVGLHYYMTVFHRAVLHQPPKTSWKVHAIYATFFLVICLSNSADRRKKAYLVEGGEVEKKS; from the coding sequence ATGGCTCCACTTCCACACTCTTGCAGCTTTACTAAGGTACTTCTAGTACTTTGTCTTGTTTCTGTGTTATTCACTCTTTCATTCATTCCTGCACATAGTGAGAATAATGTTAGAAGCAGAAGAATGTTGGAGCTAGAAAATGAGTCAAAGCCAATTAAGAAGAAAATCAGTACAACTTCAAGTTCAACTTTACCTTCCAAGAACCAAACCAAACTCCTCAAATCCACTACTACCTCTTCCAAGAATCAAACGAAGCAAATCaagacttcttcttcttctagctTTGGTTCTACCAAGAACCAAACcaagctttcaaaatcaaaactttccATTTCTGATTCACAAACCAAGAATAAAACCAAGCCTAGTTCCAATCCTAGTACTACCGTTACCAAATCAGATAAACTTACCTTCAAATCTCAGCTCCAAAAGAAGCTCAATCCCACTCCCTCCAAGTccaaaaattcaacaaaaatcaCTTCTTCCACCCCCAAGAAATCCTCAGATCTAACCAAAAATATCTCAACCTTTTCTCCCAAGAACAAAACAACCAAAGCCACTAAAACCCAAGTGGAAAAAGGCCTCACTAGTGAGTCCAAATCCAAAACCCCAAGTAAAAACCAGCCCACTAACAAAACAGCCAAATCCACTGAACCCCAACTGGAAAAAAAAGACACCAATGAGTCCAAATCCAAAACACTAATTAATACAAACCAGCCCCCAACAGACAAGAAAACCAAGACACAAGagacaacacaaaaaaaatcacaatACAGCTGGcttgaagatgatgaagatgacttcaTTTCTGGATTTACAGATTTACCCtccaaatttcaagaaacactTTTGCcagatttggaaaaaatttccaaaacctCACAGGTTTACCTCAACAAAGCAAACAAAGAAATCACCAAGAACTTCAAACCTTACGTAGGTAACAAATATGCACCAACAGTAGCCTCTATAATCTCGTTTGCATTCATTTTAATTCCTCTCATTCTTGTTTCACTcattttcaataaaattaaagCCTATTTTTCACTCCAAAAGCTCTTAATTTTCATCCAAGTTTACCTTTCCATTTACTTCTCAATCCTTTGCCTTTCCTCTTTAATCACTGGCTTGGAACCACTAAAATTTTTCTATGCAACTGCACAATCCACTTACATATGCTTACAAGTGTTGCAAACTCTAGCGTATGTGTTGTACCTTTTGATGTTGCTAATGTATTTGATCTTAGTGTTTTCCACTGAGACTGGGCCTGCAACAAAGATTATTGGGCTGGCCCAAACAATTGTGGGCTTTGCTGTTGGGCTTCATTATTACATGACAGTGTTTCATAGAGCTGTGTTACATCAGCCACCTAAGACAAGTTGGAAGGTTCATGCTATTTATGCAACATTTTTTCTTGTGATTTGCTTGTCAAATAGTGCAGATAGAAGAAAGAAAGCTTATTTAGTAGAAGGTGGTGAAGTGGAGAAAAAGAGCTAA